The following proteins are co-located in the Penaeus monodon isolate SGIC_2016 chromosome 10, NSTDA_Pmon_1, whole genome shotgun sequence genome:
- the LOC119578114 gene encoding slit homolog 2 protein-like isoform X2, with protein MAVALTNLALATLWTLAAGAVPPAPPPAAAAAAASPSNAVTTSHPLLASKESTFINASESASVAGGWTCPHVGGVLGISCTCDVPHTVRCRGQADRPQDLTLLTQTLNAEGSISLLDMAIHGLGEIPGGGFAHMELLGLVITTAGLETLPADAFAGIESTLAALGLPNNKLTAIPIDALKILKHLQRLDLSDNNIQELPPHAFPTLLQLQNLNLAGNGLHLLHPEAFVRLPHLVSLDLARNQLDAAQLNEKTLRGLHALQRLSVQSNLLKGAVTSSLITGAKGLTSLDLSDNELTAVSRGALGNCPSLQDLDLSHNKIDVIEDHAFANLSQLHHLKLSHNRVVAVSGWSLAHLPHLTHLALADNALRVVTADLVHQLPSLVSLDLAANDISLVQPHVFSSTPGLQHLVLSDNPLHCDCTIEWFVEWLIGHTPEQKNAVCATPPALENAPLIELKKSQLVCSDENAFHDYYHDYYHDYYHDEGTAEDTPDMRLSDAEISLQVAHWISKKSEDLRFADAEVLSENQPSVELIWRVDERAIPYSCEAVYVYEVVKGVSDSHQVLAEKVSANCSSDRTSDPHRVAVTIPGEALVPGATYRYCLMLLERGTGDQEAFLPGCSEPLLLAAPPFGRMENDMSVTPQITSLTAGGVAGKLVVHTRVDGIIAPCTYTLAIISGHRVAATRQLNCSEARHEFPTLVPGKYIACADPDIPSITHNLNHLEHYLSTVSNVTIALHHAFSICTPTIIVEPYKEQIVGGEPLLILLFTLPGLALVVTLYVIARRVWRGGGVPWRWDPRAQKSGKYFLYTGEVATPSLSLDPLPADPPESTTPV; from the exons ATGGCGGTGGCACTTACAAATCTCGCGTTGGCGACGCTGTGGACCTTAGCTGCGGGGGCTGTTCCTCCCGCccccccgcccgccgccgccgccgccgccgcctcgcccaGCAATGCTGTCACGACGTCGCATCCGCTCTTGGCCTCGAAGGAGAGCACCTTCATCAACGCCAGCGAGAGTGCGTCTGTCGCGGGCGGCTGGACGTGCCCCCACGTGGGCGGCGTGCTGGGCATCTCGTGCACCTGCGACGTGCCCCACACGGTGCGGTGCCGCGGCCAGGCGGACCGACCGCAGGACCTGACGCTGCTCACGCAGACCCTGAACGCGGAGGGCAGCATCTCCCTGCTGGACATGGCCATCCATGGCCTGGGGGAGATCCCGGGGGGCGGCTTCGCGCACATGGAGCTCCTGGGGCTTGTCATAACCACGGCGGGGCTCGAGACGCTGCCCGCCGATGCCTTCGCCGGCATAGAATCGACTCTGGCCGCTCTGGGGCTGCCCAATAACAAGCTCACCGCCATCCCCATCGACGCGCTGAAGATCTTGAAGCACCTGCAGCGCCTGGACTTGAGCGACAACAACATCCAGGAGCTTCCCCCTCACGCCTTCCCGACTCTCCTCCAGCTGCAGAATCTGAATCTGGCCGGCAATGGTCTGCATCTGCTTCACCCGGAGGCGTTCGTGCGCCTGCCACATCTCGTGTCGCTCGACCTCGCCCGAAACCAGCTGGACGCCGCACAACTCAACGAAAAAACGCTGCGGGGATTGCACGCCCTGCAGCGCCTCTCGGTGCAGTCGAACCTCTTGAAAGGCGCTGTAACGTCCTCCCTCATCACTGGTGCTAAGGGCCTCACCTCCCTTGACCTGTCCGATAATGAACTGACAGCTGTCTCCAGAGGTGCTCTTGGCAACTGCCCCAGCCTGCAGGACCTCGACCTGTCCCACAACAAGATCGACGTGATTGAAGACCACGCTTTCGCCAACTTGAGCCAACTGCACCACCTCAAGTTGTCTCACAACCGGGTCGTGGCCGTGTCGGGCTGGTCTCTCGCCCACCTCCCTCACCTCACACACCTCGCTCTCGCTGACAACGCCCTTCGTGTTGTCACGGCCGACTTGGTGCACCAGCTGCCGTCCCTCGTGTCCCTGGATTTGGCGGCTAATGACATTTCGCTCGTGCAGCCCCACGTGTTCAGCTCGACGCCAGGACTGCAGCATCTTGTTCTTTCTG ATAATCCCCTTCACTGTGACTGCACAATTGAGTGGTTCGTCGAGTGGTTAATCGGCCACACACCAGAGCAGAAGAATGCAGTTTGTGCTACTCCGCCAGCCCTAGAAAATGCTCCTCTG ATCGAACTAAAGAAATCTCAACTAGTTTGCTCAGACGAAAACGCCTTTCATGATTACTACCATGACTATTATCACGACTATTACCATGATGAGGGGACGGCCGAAGATACACCAGACATGCGACTGTCGGATGCAGAAATCAGCTTGCAGGTAGCACACTGGATATCCAAGAAAAGTGAAGATTTGCGATTTGCAGATGCTGAGGTGCTGAGTGAAAACCAGCCAAGTGTCGAGCTCATATGGAGGGTCGATGAGCGTGCGATCCCATACTCTTGCGAAGCCGTCTATGTGTACGAGGTGGTGAAAGGAGTATCCGATTCTCACCAGGTATTGGCGGAAAAGGTTTCGGCAAACTGCAGCTCTGACAGAACCAGTGACCCTCACCGTGTAGCCGTAACAATTCCTGGAGAGGCACTCGTACCTGGCGCCACCTACAGGTACTGCCTCATGTTGCTCGAAAGGGGAACAGGTGACCAAGAGGCCTTTTTGCCAGGCTGCTCAGAGCCCCTTCTCTTGGCCGCTCCTCCATTTGGCCGCATGGAAAATGACATGTCAGTGACTCCGCAAATTACAAGTCTAACTGCCGGGGGAGTTGCTGGCAAATTGGTAGTACATACGCGCGTCGACGGAATCATAGCACCTTGTACTTACACACTCGCCATTATCTCAGGGCACAGAGTTGCAGCAACGAGGCAACTCAATTGTTCAGAGGCGAGGCACGAATTCCCGACGTTAGTGCCTGGAAAATACATTGCTTGTGCCGATCCGGATATTCCTAGCATAACGCACAACCTCAATCACTTGGAACACTATCTCAGCACGGTTTCAAACGTGACCATAGCCCTCCACCATGCTTTCTCCATCTGCACTCCCACCATAATCGTCGAGCCGTACAAAGAGCAGATCGTCGGAGGCGAGCCGCTGCTTATACTACTATTTACGTTGCCAGGACTCGCCCTTGTGGTCACACTATACGTCATTGCCAGGAGAGTGTGGCGAGGGGGCGGAGTGCCCTGGCGCTGGGACCCACGTGCACAAAAGTCTGGCAAATACTTCCTCTACACCGGGGAGGTTGCCACGCCCTCACTAAGCCTGGACCCTCTCCCTGCTGACCCTCCCGAGTCCACCACTCCAGTGTAG
- the LOC119578114 gene encoding uncharacterized protein LOC119578114 isoform X1, protein MFGNLAALLPRFLQFDVMSVDEKVHLNKEILPMCFFFPLFQTVLLASHYPAESSVSAARMAVALTNLALATLWTLAAGAVPPAPPPAAAAAAASPSNAVTTSHPLLASKESTFINASESASVAGGWTCPHVGGVLGISCTCDVPHTVRCRGQADRPQDLTLLTQTLNAEGSISLLDMAIHGLGEIPGGGFAHMELLGLVITTAGLETLPADAFAGIESTLAALGLPNNKLTAIPIDALKILKHLQRLDLSDNNIQELPPHAFPTLLQLQNLNLAGNGLHLLHPEAFVRLPHLVSLDLARNQLDAAQLNEKTLRGLHALQRLSVQSNLLKGAVTSSLITGAKGLTSLDLSDNELTAVSRGALGNCPSLQDLDLSHNKIDVIEDHAFANLSQLHHLKLSHNRVVAVSGWSLAHLPHLTHLALADNALRVVTADLVHQLPSLVSLDLAANDISLVQPHVFSSTPGLQHLVLSDNPLHCDCTIEWFVEWLIGHTPEQKNAVCATPPALENAPLIELKKSQLVCSDENAFHDYYHDYYHDYYHDEGTAEDTPDMRLSDAEISLQVAHWISKKSEDLRFADAEVLSENQPSVELIWRVDERAIPYSCEAVYVYEVVKGVSDSHQVLAEKVSANCSSDRTSDPHRVAVTIPGEALVPGATYRYCLMLLERGTGDQEAFLPGCSEPLLLAAPPFGRMENDMSVTPQITSLTAGGVAGKLVVHTRVDGIIAPCTYTLAIISGHRVAATRQLNCSEARHEFPTLVPGKYIACADPDIPSITHNLNHLEHYLSTVSNVTIALHHAFSICTPTIIVEPYKEQIVGGEPLLILLFTLPGLALVVTLYVIARRVWRGGGVPWRWDPRAQKSGKYFLYTGEVATPSLSLDPLPADPPESTTPV, encoded by the exons GATGGCGGTGGCACTTACAAATCTCGCGTTGGCGACGCTGTGGACCTTAGCTGCGGGGGCTGTTCCTCCCGCccccccgcccgccgccgccgccgccgccgcctcgcccaGCAATGCTGTCACGACGTCGCATCCGCTCTTGGCCTCGAAGGAGAGCACCTTCATCAACGCCAGCGAGAGTGCGTCTGTCGCGGGCGGCTGGACGTGCCCCCACGTGGGCGGCGTGCTGGGCATCTCGTGCACCTGCGACGTGCCCCACACGGTGCGGTGCCGCGGCCAGGCGGACCGACCGCAGGACCTGACGCTGCTCACGCAGACCCTGAACGCGGAGGGCAGCATCTCCCTGCTGGACATGGCCATCCATGGCCTGGGGGAGATCCCGGGGGGCGGCTTCGCGCACATGGAGCTCCTGGGGCTTGTCATAACCACGGCGGGGCTCGAGACGCTGCCCGCCGATGCCTTCGCCGGCATAGAATCGACTCTGGCCGCTCTGGGGCTGCCCAATAACAAGCTCACCGCCATCCCCATCGACGCGCTGAAGATCTTGAAGCACCTGCAGCGCCTGGACTTGAGCGACAACAACATCCAGGAGCTTCCCCCTCACGCCTTCCCGACTCTCCTCCAGCTGCAGAATCTGAATCTGGCCGGCAATGGTCTGCATCTGCTTCACCCGGAGGCGTTCGTGCGCCTGCCACATCTCGTGTCGCTCGACCTCGCCCGAAACCAGCTGGACGCCGCACAACTCAACGAAAAAACGCTGCGGGGATTGCACGCCCTGCAGCGCCTCTCGGTGCAGTCGAACCTCTTGAAAGGCGCTGTAACGTCCTCCCTCATCACTGGTGCTAAGGGCCTCACCTCCCTTGACCTGTCCGATAATGAACTGACAGCTGTCTCCAGAGGTGCTCTTGGCAACTGCCCCAGCCTGCAGGACCTCGACCTGTCCCACAACAAGATCGACGTGATTGAAGACCACGCTTTCGCCAACTTGAGCCAACTGCACCACCTCAAGTTGTCTCACAACCGGGTCGTGGCCGTGTCGGGCTGGTCTCTCGCCCACCTCCCTCACCTCACACACCTCGCTCTCGCTGACAACGCCCTTCGTGTTGTCACGGCCGACTTGGTGCACCAGCTGCCGTCCCTCGTGTCCCTGGATTTGGCGGCTAATGACATTTCGCTCGTGCAGCCCCACGTGTTCAGCTCGACGCCAGGACTGCAGCATCTTGTTCTTTCTG ATAATCCCCTTCACTGTGACTGCACAATTGAGTGGTTCGTCGAGTGGTTAATCGGCCACACACCAGAGCAGAAGAATGCAGTTTGTGCTACTCCGCCAGCCCTAGAAAATGCTCCTCTG ATCGAACTAAAGAAATCTCAACTAGTTTGCTCAGACGAAAACGCCTTTCATGATTACTACCATGACTATTATCACGACTATTACCATGATGAGGGGACGGCCGAAGATACACCAGACATGCGACTGTCGGATGCAGAAATCAGCTTGCAGGTAGCACACTGGATATCCAAGAAAAGTGAAGATTTGCGATTTGCAGATGCTGAGGTGCTGAGTGAAAACCAGCCAAGTGTCGAGCTCATATGGAGGGTCGATGAGCGTGCGATCCCATACTCTTGCGAAGCCGTCTATGTGTACGAGGTGGTGAAAGGAGTATCCGATTCTCACCAGGTATTGGCGGAAAAGGTTTCGGCAAACTGCAGCTCTGACAGAACCAGTGACCCTCACCGTGTAGCCGTAACAATTCCTGGAGAGGCACTCGTACCTGGCGCCACCTACAGGTACTGCCTCATGTTGCTCGAAAGGGGAACAGGTGACCAAGAGGCCTTTTTGCCAGGCTGCTCAGAGCCCCTTCTCTTGGCCGCTCCTCCATTTGGCCGCATGGAAAATGACATGTCAGTGACTCCGCAAATTACAAGTCTAACTGCCGGGGGAGTTGCTGGCAAATTGGTAGTACATACGCGCGTCGACGGAATCATAGCACCTTGTACTTACACACTCGCCATTATCTCAGGGCACAGAGTTGCAGCAACGAGGCAACTCAATTGTTCAGAGGCGAGGCACGAATTCCCGACGTTAGTGCCTGGAAAATACATTGCTTGTGCCGATCCGGATATTCCTAGCATAACGCACAACCTCAATCACTTGGAACACTATCTCAGCACGGTTTCAAACGTGACCATAGCCCTCCACCATGCTTTCTCCATCTGCACTCCCACCATAATCGTCGAGCCGTACAAAGAGCAGATCGTCGGAGGCGAGCCGCTGCTTATACTACTATTTACGTTGCCAGGACTCGCCCTTGTGGTCACACTATACGTCATTGCCAGGAGAGTGTGGCGAGGGGGCGGAGTGCCCTGGCGCTGGGACCCACGTGCACAAAAGTCTGGCAAATACTTCCTCTACACCGGGGAGGTTGCCACGCCCTCACTAAGCCTGGACCCTCTCCCTGCTGACCCTCCCGAGTCCACCACTCCAGTGTAG
- the LOC119578115 gene encoding WD repeat-containing protein 61-like produces the protein MFSLLHKRENSHSEGIWACAWGHYIPKEKSKESTSEDKEQENGEENKENEENEKDRDNLPDTEQRYVVSGGLDDLVKVWRWTGDGVEGELSAMHTLEGHSLGVISVDVNAEGTMAASSSLDSTIRLWNIHSGEQLQTIDCGPVEAWSVVFSPDGNHVASGNHAGKINVYAVDGGRHVTTLDTRGRFTYSVAYSRDGKYVASGAIDGFINVFDVESGKLVHTLEGHAMTIRSITFSPDSQLLLTAADDGHMKIYDVKSSHLACTLSGHGSWVLSVDFAPDKMHFVSSSSDHTVKVWDFAQRNCVHTFKDHHDQVWCAKYSQDSSKIVSVSEDKSIIVFNSPV, from the exons ATG TTTTCACTGCTGCACAAACGTGAGAATTCACACTCCGAAGGTATCTGGGCTTGTGCCTGGGGACATTATATACCCAAGGAGAAATCAAAGGAGTCAACAAGTgaagacaaagaacaagaaaatggagaagagaataaagagaatgaggaaaatgagaaagacagagataaccTGCCTGATAC GGAGCAGAGGTATGTGGTGTCAGGGGGGTTAGACGACCTTGTAAAGGTGTGGCGGTGGACCGGCGATGGCGTGGAAGGAGAGCTGTCTGCCATGCACACACTGGAAGGCCACTCTCTCGGAGTAATTTCAGTGGACGTCAATGCCGAAGGAACCATGGCTGCTTCCTCCTCTCTTGATTCAACCATTCGGCTTTGGAATATCCACTCGGGTGAACAG CTGCAAACTATTGACTGTGGCCCCGTTGAAGCTTGGTCTGTAGTTTTCTCTCCAGATGGGAACCATGTGGCTTCTGGCAACCATGCTGGTAAGATTAATGTGTATGCTGTTGATGGAGGACGACATGTTACCACCCTAGATACTCGAGGACGCTTCACCTATTCTGTTGCATAT AGCCGAGATGGAAAGTATGTAGCCAGTGGTGCCATTGACGGTTTCATCAATGTGTTTGATGTTGAAAGTGGCAAGCTGGTGCATACATTGGAGGGTCACGCCATGACAATTCGGTCCATCACCTTCTCTCCAGACTCACAGCTGCTTCTCACTGCGGCTGACGATGGACACATGAAGATCTATGACGT GAAAAGCAGTCATCTTGCCTGTACTCTTTCTGGTCATGGATCTTGGGTGCTAAGTGTAGACTTTGCCCCAGATAAAATGCATTTTGTGTCTTCCTCGTCGGACCATACGGTCAAAGTATGGGACTTTGCTCAGCGTAACTGCGTGCATACCTTCAAAGACCACCACGATCAG GTGTGGTGTGCGAAGTACAGCCAAGACAGTAGCAAAATTGTTAGTGTTTCAGAGGACAAAAGTATAATCGTTTTCAATTCTCCTGTGTGA